The DNA region ACAACTCTTCGTAATTTTGAAACACAGCTAGATAGCCTCCTCTTTTATGACAGGCTTCCCTAGCTTCAGTCCAATTTCGTTTAACATGGTCGATATAATAATATCTATTTCTCATCTTCTTGAAACCAGGTGGGATATCCagttcatttttgttttggctgTCAATTGTATCCACATTCTCTTCGCTTTCTTTTCGAACACTGCCCACCTTGGTTAGGGTTTCATTAAGTTTTGCAGAAAGGGCATTCAGTTGCTGCTGAACCTTGCGATTGTGATCGAAGAGTGGTCTCTGGGCGGCCAGGCAGAATGCCCCACATTGATTTGGGGCGTCACTGACAACACATCGCCCGTCTTTTTGGATTCTGTCCGTATTAGCCCTTAGAATCACCAATGTTTCCCTTTTCATTTCGTCCAGCTTCTCCAGGGTTTCTTTTTGAATGGCCTCcaattttgtatttaaaaagaaatttataTAGTCAATTTCTTGCTGGCGGCGAAAAAATTTTTCGTATAACGGCCGCTGTGATTCCGGATCTTTTAGGACACCCACAGAATCCCTATTTTCCTGGGATTCAGCCATTCCGTACTGGTTATAGATGAAAAAGACGTATAAAAAATAGGTTCCGAACTTCAACATTTTGCGAGCTAAGAACTGCGAAGAGCGAATGTTGCCCCTGAACTGattcttaatatatattcGCACCCGCATTTTATAGGTTTCCCAAAACATATATTCAACGTACGTATACATAGTtataagttaaataaacaaagaatttgtataccaaattataaacaaaatttaaataaaacaagttTTATTATGATCAAATAAACAAACTTGAATCTTTAAGTGAATTTGTACAATCAATGTAGAAGCAAAACAATAGGCGTTTAAAAAAATGCGTTTGTGTATAAACAGATAGGGTGCAAAATAGCTTTAGCTTGGCTATTTTTAGTGTTGCCATATTTTAGATAAAAAAGATGTGTACAACATTATTTTACTTTCCGCAGTGCAGGAAAGTAAGTCCCGAAGATTTCGTGAGGTTAGCGCCATTGACCGGAAATGTAAAATGCACTTAGCACACATTTCCAGGCCCCCGAATCCCCGGATCCTCTAACAAAATATCGCTATCAATAAATTCGCACGTAGTCGAGAAAAGGGGCGGTGAGTTTTCCGGGGGGCGTGGATTGCGGCGGATTTTCCGTAGTAAGGGGATGGGGGTCATGGGCATTCGGTGCGCTGGATAATTGCGAAAAGTCAGTGCCAGAGTCAGCTGTAATTCCTTTTCTTTGGCCCCTGGTCGGGATTTTGTTCCTGGCACTCGCAATTTGAGCtttttgaaacaaacacgCGCCGAAGCAactaaaaatgttgaaaacgAATCCCCACATACTTGAGTGGGGGCTGGAAAAGTGAAACGCCGAgggggaaatgggaaatggggaGGAAAAGCTGCTGTGGTGACTGCTTTTAACGAAAATTGCTTCATTAGAACTGCGGCAACGGCTTGACTTGGattgagttgcactttttgcACCGAATTGCAACAAAGTGGCGAAATATCTACAGATTGGAGATAAGCACCCTAGTTATCCCGAATTAATTTTCAACGTATTAAAACGGAATTAAATAAATCGAAGTATTAATTATTTTAGCTaatttgatttcattttttgtgataagttttaaattttaaaaaaaaaccatatattctaacatttttttctttttattgtttacATTACATTACAAAAAAACTTCcaactataaatatttattaaaataaaataataaataaaaacaagttttagcaaaaatattaaatttatgtttttaccaatttaattgaaacaatatcatttaataaataaatacctcacatttgatttaaaattcCAGGGTATTTCTTCACAGAAATCTGGTGGAagtttcattattttttcctTCGCCTGGGCTTAATGAAATTAAAGGTAAAACACTTTTAGACTAATTGCTTTAAACGCGTGTGGCCGAACAAGAAAAACGATTTCTATTTCAATGCAGGGGAAAAATAAAGAACATTTTTGTTGATTGTGTTGCTTTTATTGGTGTTCTGTAGCTCGTTTGCATTCATAAATCAAAAGAGCATGTGTCTATCATGGCCCGCCCCTTTTTCCCCCCAATAAAAGCAAACAATAGAAGACCGTAGAGATTATATAGAAATGGCCACACAATAAATAGGCGAAAATTGTGAAAGTAAAGCAACAAGAGAGGCGGCCAACAAATGGAGCATAAATTACACATGGCCCATAGAAAAATGATACGCCGTGAACATAACGCAGATGCCTGGAATTTTTCGGTGCGGCAATATCTGCTAAGGCATTTTACACGGGAAACAAATGGTTCAGGTATACCAATTGCTTTAAAACATAATGTTCTATAaagaaattatatattataaagcATCTTAGTGATACAAAGTTCAAGAAAAAAATCTATTAATCTATCAGGTCTCTAAACTCGAATCTTTTTTACAGCTTTTTATGAGGGTGAGTAATAgtattcaataaaatatttttagattaaattaataaattaataataattaaatttttttgaaatgCTTAATTGTTTTTAGAATTCAATGTTTACTTGACAGTTCCgcgtaaatatttttagtatttgcaaAGGTTTAATAATCAATGTTCCCTACATTTTCGTTGGAATTGTCGATTTTATTCCGCCTGTACTCATCATTTATAAAATCCCTGGCGAGGGATTGCTCTGCTGCTTTTGGCATTTATGGTCATCAGCGTTTTCGG from Drosophila subpulchrella strain 33 F10 #4 breed RU33 chromosome 2L, RU_Dsub_v1.1 Primary Assembly, whole genome shotgun sequence includes:
- the LOC119547111 gene encoding uncharacterized protein LOC119547111, with product MLKFGTYFLYVFFIYNQYGMAESQENRDSVGVLKDPESQRPLYEKFFRRQQEIDYINFFLNTKLEAIQKETLEKLDEMKRETLVILRANTDRIQKDGRCVVSDAPNQCGAFCLAAQRPLFDHNRKVQQQLNALSAKLNETLTKVGSVRKESEENVDTIDSQNKNELDIPPGFKKMRNRYYYIDHVKRNWTEAREACHKRGGYLAVFQNYEELYSILENLTNQYYWLGISKSNKNGEYVSDATGKPAEFLHFHPINTNIPKIPTCVAISYVRWFEGLCSDRFFSICQWDDTI